The following coding sequences lie in one Fusarium poae strain DAOMC 252244 chromosome 1, whole genome shotgun sequence genomic window:
- a CDS encoding hypothetical protein (TransMembrane:11 (o6-24i36-60o66-86i107-128o134-154i166-189o209-232i239-257o263-288i309-327o366-384i)) codes for MLYLCRAIAGIGGGGVLNLSNIIISDIVTLEQRGKIQGVVGATVGLGNIIGPFIAAGVIGQTSWRAFFWILSPLSFCTAVLSYFFLPSKPATVGFWEGIRKIDWMGTFVSGISIVLLLIPISGGGSYFSWDSPLSISMLSTGGALFIAFIVWEWKMAKLPMMPVNIYKNITLSIMLAQNFLFGAVYQSYLYYVPLYLQNPRQYSAMESAAIYTPLVAAQAIFSIASGQYISFRLRYGEVIYTGFALWTLGAGLALILNRHTSAAVIAVILAVVGAGVGCIFQPTLIALQAHSPKSRRAVIISNRNFYRCMGGACGLAISAAVLQARLSAALPVAHKDLASSTYVLPDDMRGKAGVLEAYMSASHSVFILQIPLIGACLLSTIFIRDRGLDPVKET; via the exons ATGCTCTACCTTTGCCGAGCTATCGCTGGtattggcggcggcggcgtacTGAATCTTTCGAACATCATTATATCGGATATTGTCACTCTTGAGCAGAGAGGAAAGATCCAAGGCGTTGTCGGCGCTACCGTTGGACTGGGTAATATTATTGGTCCATTTATAGCTGCCGGTGTCATAGGACAGACGTCATGGAGAGCCTTCTTTTGGATTCTATCACCATTGTCATTTTGTACAGCGGTACTTTCTtacttctttcttccttctaAGCCCGCTACTGTTGGGTTCTGGGAAGGAATACGAAAAATTGATTGGATGGGCACATTCGTCTCGGGCATATCTATCGTTCTTCTCCTCATTCCCATCTCCGGAG GAGGATCCTACTTCTCTTGGGACTCGCCTCTCTCCATAAGTATGCTCAGTACTGGTGGTGCTTTATTTATTGCATTTATCGTGTGGGAATGGAAGATGGCAAAACTTCCCATGATGCCAG TCAACATCTATAAGAACATAACGTTGTCCATCATGCTGGCCCAGAATTTCTTGTTCGGTGCTGTTTATCAGTCGTATCTATATTACGTTCCTCTCTATCTTCAGAATCCTCGTCAGTACAGTGCCATGGAGTCCGCGGCAATCTACACTCCTTTAGTGGCTGCGCAGGCGATTTTTTCGATTGCTTCAGGACAGTATATCAGTTTTCGTCTGAGATATGGAGAGGTTATTTATACTGGCTTTGCACTTTGGACGCT TGGCGCGGGTCTAGCTCTGATCCTCAATCGACACACTAGCGCTGCAGTCATCGCCGTCATTTTAGCCGTTGTTGGTGCAGGAGTAGGGTGTATTTTCCAGCCAACCCTTATCGCTCTCCAGGCACATTCACCAAAGAGTCGCCGAGCTGTCATTATCTCGAATCGAAACTTCTATCGTTGTATGGGCGGTGCTTGTGGCCTCGCTATCTCGGCTGCAGTCCTCCAAGCTCGTTTGAGCGCAGCCTTACCAGTTGCGCACAAAGATCTTGCCAGCTCAACGTACGTATTACCGGATGACATGCGTGGGAAGGCCGGTGTACTGGAAGCCTACATGTCAGCGAGTCATAGTGTTTTTATTCTCCAAATACCCCTCATAGGTGCATGCTTGCTTAGTACAATTTTTATTCGGGATCGTGGTTTGGATCCAGTCAAGGAGACTTAG